In a genomic window of Blattabacterium cuenoti:
- the ribB gene encoding 3,4-dihydroxy-2-butanone-4-phosphate synthase, protein MVFDSNQNLNRIEEAIQDIQNGKIIIVVDDKNRENEGDFVIAAEKITPKIVNFFITHGKGLVCVSLTEEKCDQLELQMMVKNNTDPRKTAFTVSVDLQGNGVSTGISVSDRAKTIFALVDNVKPEAFNKPGHVFPLRAKKGGVLERPGHTEAAIDLTKMAGCAPGGVLVEILNKNGSMARLPQLIKISKKFHMKIISIKDLVKYKMKYKK, encoded by the coding sequence ATGGTTTTTGATTCAAACCAAAATTTGAATAGGATTGAAGAAGCTATACAAGATATACAAAATGGAAAAATTATTATTGTAGTTGATGATAAAAATCGTGAAAATGAAGGAGATTTTGTAATAGCTGCAGAAAAAATAACTCCTAAAATTGTGAATTTTTTCATTACTCATGGTAAGGGATTAGTTTGTGTTTCTTTGACAGAAGAAAAATGTGATCAATTAGAACTTCAAATGATGGTTAAAAATAACACAGATCCTAGAAAAACGGCCTTTACAGTATCCGTAGACTTACAAGGAAATGGCGTTAGTACAGGTATTTCTGTTTCAGATAGAGCTAAAACTATTTTTGCATTAGTTGATAATGTAAAACCAGAAGCATTCAACAAACCAGGACATGTTTTTCCTCTACGTGCAAAAAAAGGAGGGGTCTTAGAAAGACCTGGACATACTGAAGCAGCTATTGATTTAACTAAAATGGCAGGATGTGCCCCTGGCGGGGTATTGGTAGAAATTTTGAATAAGAACGGATCCATGGCACGTTTACCACAATTGATTAAAATTTCCAAAAAATTTCATATGAAAATTATATCTATCAAAGATCTTGTTAAATATAAAATGAAATATAAAAAATAA
- a CDS encoding nicotinate-nicotinamide nucleotide adenylyltransferase — protein MKIGLYFGSFNPIHLGHTIIANHITEFLDIDNVWFIVSPQNPLKKKRIF, from the coding sequence ATGAAAATAGGACTTTATTTTGGATCATTCAATCCTATTCATTTAGGACATACAATTATTGCTAATCATATAACGGAATTTTTAGATATAGACAATGTATGGTTTATAGTATCCCCTCAAAATCCATTAAAAAAAAAAAGAATCTTTTAG
- a CDS encoding porin: MRKTKIIFLVLFLGFFYPFHSFAKIINQKKTTDENPHFHIFLDFSGSIKSISRKEFIEESCFSEDKFNLELIGKATDKISYHFVKTFKNTIKNPEIVDLAYLKYKWNDKSYFLFGKQPLTFSKVEHINNVHKNNGNAFGFSFLYFPIKDHEFQLQIVNDVVNKKTEYDDNEHIISEVKKPMGYSMIWNWNLNQVIQNKCSYAIFQQKEKGKYWKLLVLGSKLNWKPVTIEAEYILSNEDLEKNMNVTKQIQSISDDKYFISAKYGTYFVKLKYNFLPKWNFIAEGVYEKGFSKDAVFNEFVGENELFKREYVYYGGIEFVPTIKKNKNDDLSFYFSCRNQIINYRFPKMKEKNENNYFIVLGLNYRIKMI, translated from the coding sequence ATGAGAAAAACAAAAATTATTTTCCTTGTTCTTTTTTTAGGATTTTTTTATCCTTTTCATAGTTTTGCAAAAATCATAAATCAAAAAAAAACAACGGATGAAAATCCTCATTTTCATATATTTTTAGATTTTTCTGGTAGTATCAAATCCATATCCAGAAAAGAATTTATTGAAGAATCTTGTTTTTCTGAAGATAAATTCAATTTGGAATTGATAGGAAAAGCTACTGATAAAATCAGTTATCATTTTGTCAAAACATTCAAAAATACAATAAAAAATCCTGAAATAGTTGATTTAGCTTATTTAAAATACAAGTGGAACGATAAATCTTATTTTTTGTTTGGAAAACAACCTCTTACTTTTAGTAAAGTAGAACATATTAATAATGTACATAAAAATAATGGAAATGCTTTTGGATTCAGTTTTCTTTATTTTCCTATAAAAGATCATGAGTTCCAATTGCAAATAGTTAATGATGTTGTGAATAAAAAAACGGAATATGATGATAATGAACATATTATTTCTGAAGTGAAAAAACCTATGGGATATTCCATGATTTGGAATTGGAATTTAAATCAAGTGATACAAAATAAATGTTCCTATGCTATTTTTCAACAAAAAGAGAAGGGAAAATATTGGAAACTACTAGTTTTAGGTAGTAAATTAAATTGGAAACCCGTTACCATAGAAGCAGAATATATACTTAGCAATGAAGATCTAGAAAAAAATATGAATGTAACAAAACAAATACAATCCATCAGTGATGATAAATATTTTATTTCTGCAAAATATGGAACTTATTTTGTAAAACTAAAATACAACTTTCTTCCAAAATGGAATTTTATTGCTGAAGGAGTATATGAGAAGGGTTTCTCTAAGGATGCAGTTTTTAATGAATTTGTGGGAGAAAATGAATTATTTAAAAGAGAATATGTATATTATGGAGGAATAGAATTTGTTCCTACCATAAAAAAAAATAAAAATGATGATCTTAGTTTTTATTTTTCATGTCGAAATCAAATAATAAATTACAGGTTCCCTAAAATGAAAGAGAAAAATGAAAATAATTATTTTATCGTTTTAGGATTGAATTATCGTATTAAAATGATTTAA
- the trxA gene encoding thioredoxin — translation MLQEINDDNFEKLISESKKPILVDFWAPWCAPCRALSVLLEEIFSEYHNKVSIFKLNVDNNPKTSSKFGIRSIPTMIFFKNGEKKDSHIGILSKEDIRKKLDAL, via the coding sequence ATGTTACAAGAAATAAACGATGACAATTTTGAAAAATTGATTTCTGAATCGAAAAAACCTATTTTAGTAGATTTTTGGGCACCATGGTGTGCTCCATGTAGAGCTTTATCTGTTTTATTAGAAGAAATTTTTTCTGAATATCATAATAAAGTATCAATTTTTAAATTAAATGTAGATAATAATCCAAAAACTTCTTCGAAGTTTGGAATACGCAGTATTCCTACTATGATTTTTTTTAAAAATGGAGAAAAAAAAGATTCCCATATTGGAATTCTTTCTAAAGAAGACATTAGGAAGAAATTAGATGCTCTTTAA
- a CDS encoding nicotinate-nicotinamide nucleotide adenylyltransferase, with translation MVYSIPSKSIKKKKNLLDYKHRIEMVRKAVYDYEKMSVLDIEYGYIPSYTIHTLHNIEKKYPRNQFSILLGKDSFFSLRKWKNYKFILNKYDILVYPRIGSFYHTIFKSEKGNIIFLEAPIIEISSSFIRKSIQKGKNMKPMLHAEVWDYMNKHKFYIKK, from the coding sequence ATGGTTTATAGTATCCCCTCAAAATCCATTAAAAAAAAAAAGAATCTTTTAGATTATAAACATAGAATAGAAATGGTTCGAAAAGCTGTTTATGATTATGAAAAGATGAGTGTTTTGGATATTGAATATGGATATATTCCTTCTTATACAATTCATACACTTCACAATATAGAAAAAAAATATCCTAGAAATCAATTTTCTATCCTTTTAGGAAAGGACTCATTTTTTTCTTTAAGAAAATGGAAGAATTATAAATTTATTTTAAATAAATATGATATTTTAGTTTATCCTAGAATTGGATCTTTTTATCACACTATTTTTAAATCCGAAAAGGGTAATATAATTTTTTTGGAAGCTCCAATCATTGAAATATCTTCTTCTTTTATCCGAAAATCTATTCAAAAAGGAAAAAATATGAAACCTATGCTTCATGCAGAAGTTTGGGATTATATGAATAAACATAAATTTTATATAAAAAAATAA
- a CDS encoding LptF/LptG family permease codes for MIIKKLDLYIIRLFIIPFLIIYSLIFIIFMIQFFWSQIDELTDKHISVPIILKFILYFGMSILPLITPIALLLTSIIIFGNLSESQELIAIKSSGISLFRVMIPILWITFFLSIVLYLFSDFVIPKAKMKAKKLGYRISLTCPFLKLKEGNFVNLLPNFFIKIEKIDRKSENKNYLREISIFFYGKNLLFNTIFSKKGILIPNDEFIQLKLMNGILYSENFNEFKKEQSSYQIIEFDTLIKNLKKPSEPSESKIINLYDYDFYQTLNTKNLIKKIKFLKEKNYKNTYKNKIYLSKLQLEFQKKFTFPITCIIMFLTGAPLGAIIRKGGIGYSTMIALIIFIIYYTLLTITQNKVEKAEICPWIGAWIPNFVFFPISIWITYKTVMDDF; via the coding sequence ATGATAATAAAAAAACTTGACTTATATATAATTCGTTTATTTATAATTCCTTTTTTAATTATTTATTCTTTAATATTTATCATTTTTATGATCCAATTTTTTTGGAGTCAAATAGATGAACTAACAGATAAACATATTAGTGTTCCCATAATATTAAAATTTATATTATATTTTGGGATGTCCATTCTACCATTAATAACTCCCATCGCCTTGTTATTAACTTCTATTATAATATTTGGAAATCTTTCAGAAAGTCAAGAACTTATCGCTATTAAATCTTCTGGAATATCTCTCTTTCGTGTTATGATTCCCATTTTGTGGATAACTTTTTTTTTATCTATTGTATTGTATTTATTTTCAGATTTTGTTATTCCAAAAGCAAAAATGAAAGCTAAAAAATTAGGATATAGAATATCGTTAACTTGTCCATTTTTAAAACTAAAGGAAGGAAATTTCGTAAATTTATTACCAAACTTTTTCATAAAAATAGAAAAAATAGATAGAAAATCAGAAAACAAAAATTATTTGCGTGAAATATCCATTTTTTTCTATGGTAAAAATTTGCTTTTCAACACTATTTTTTCTAAAAAAGGAATTTTAATTCCCAATGATGAATTTATTCAATTGAAATTAATGAATGGAATTTTATATAGTGAAAATTTTAACGAATTCAAAAAAGAACAATCTTCTTATCAAATCATAGAATTTGATACTTTAATCAAAAATTTAAAAAAACCTTCAGAACCTTCAGAATCAAAAATAATAAACTTATATGATTATGATTTTTATCAAACTTTAAATACAAAAAATCTTATCAAAAAGATTAAATTTTTAAAGGAAAAAAATTATAAAAACACATACAAAAACAAAATATACTTATCTAAACTACAATTAGAATTTCAAAAAAAATTTACGTTTCCAATAACGTGCATTATAATGTTTCTCACTGGAGCACCATTAGGTGCTATTATTAGAAAAGGAGGAATTGGTTATTCAACTATGATAGCATTGATTATATTTATTATTTATTATACTTTATTAACCATTACTCAAAATAAAGTAGAAAAAGCTGAAATATGCCCATGGATAGGAGCTTGGATTCCAAATTTTGTTTTTTTTCCAATAAGTATATGGATCACTTATAAAACTGTAATGGATGATTTTTAA
- a CDS encoding DNA translocase FtsK 4TM domain-containing protein, with amino-acid sequence MDKKKIKEVNNKKTFKIIFGFFLLGNSFFLFLSFFSFLFHWESDQSQVEKLFDKEIIAENLLGKIGATVSHYFIHCGIGISAFFIPIFLFLTGLRILLFKRKLVNNFYQSTIYKLLFSSIWLPIFFYTIIPDKGILSGIFGFEIGNYLIHLFGKIGLYMLFFTSIIFYCIIIFRINFTNIKKKIQNKRRLQFFNFLKTRILSKTEPEIDSYFNQEKNILHSIFSKKKKKKDFSSIDLEKNLESNKKKIIQILNYYNIEICELKASVGPTVTLYEIYPKVGTRISKIKNLKNEIALNLSAISIRIIAPIPGKGSIGIEIPNYNRSPVSMIDILFSEESNKKSYKMELPISLGKTIFNDIFIIDLAKMPHLLIAGSTGQGKSVGLNVMIVFLLYKKNPKDLKFILIDPKKVELSIYKKISKSYFAALPNSIEPIITDLHDARNILNSLCKEMDQRYNILEKHKVRNIKEYNNVKNNKFHLPYIILIIDEFADLNFNNHKKQIETYIIRLAQLARAVGIHLVIATQRPSVDVITGLIKSNFTARIAFRVSSKIDSRTILDCTGAEQLIGKGDMLFSNKNELIRLQCPFVELSDLKKIVDFYGKKNKKNEYFFLPEPDLINENQ; translated from the coding sequence ATGGATAAAAAAAAAATAAAAGAAGTAAATAATAAAAAAACTTTTAAAATCATTTTTGGATTTTTTTTGTTAGGAAATAGCTTTTTTTTATTTTTAAGTTTTTTTTCTTTTCTTTTTCATTGGGAAAGTGATCAAAGTCAGGTTGAAAAACTTTTTGATAAAGAAATCATAGCAGAAAATTTACTTGGTAAAATAGGTGCTACTGTATCTCACTATTTTATTCACTGTGGAATAGGAATTAGTGCCTTTTTTATTCCTATATTCCTATTTTTAACCGGATTAAGAATCCTTTTGTTTAAGAGAAAACTGGTAAATAATTTTTACCAATCTACAATATATAAATTGTTATTCTCTAGCATATGGCTTCCCATATTTTTTTATACTATTATTCCTGATAAAGGAATATTAAGCGGAATTTTTGGATTTGAAATAGGAAATTACTTGATTCATTTATTTGGAAAAATTGGATTATATATGCTTTTTTTTACAAGTATCATTTTTTATTGTATCATCATTTTCCGTATCAATTTTACAAACATAAAAAAAAAAATACAAAATAAAAGAAGATTGCAATTTTTTAATTTTTTAAAAACAAGAATTCTATCGAAAACAGAACCAGAGATAGATTCTTATTTCAATCAAGAAAAAAACATTCTTCATTCTATTTTTTCTAAAAAAAAAAAAAAGAAAGATTTTTCATCCATTGATTTAGAAAAAAACTTAGAATCTAATAAAAAAAAAATAATTCAAATCTTGAATTATTATAACATAGAAATCTGTGAACTAAAAGCTAGTGTAGGCCCTACTGTAACTTTATATGAAATATATCCTAAAGTGGGAACACGTATTTCAAAAATCAAGAATTTAAAAAATGAGATTGCCTTAAATTTATCAGCTATATCCATAAGAATCATAGCTCCTATACCCGGTAAAGGATCCATTGGAATAGAAATTCCCAATTATAATCGTTCCCCCGTATCTATGATAGATATTCTTTTTTCAGAGGAAAGTAATAAAAAAAGTTATAAAATGGAACTTCCCATTTCTTTAGGAAAAACAATATTTAATGATATTTTTATTATAGATCTAGCTAAGATGCCCCATTTACTTATAGCAGGATCTACAGGTCAAGGAAAATCCGTAGGATTAAATGTTATGATTGTTTTTCTGTTATACAAAAAAAATCCAAAAGATTTAAAGTTTATTTTGATTGATCCAAAAAAAGTAGAATTATCGATATATAAAAAAATTTCAAAATCTTATTTTGCTGCACTTCCGAATTCTATAGAACCCATCATTACAGATTTACATGACGCAAGAAATATATTAAATTCTTTGTGTAAAGAAATGGATCAAAGATATAATATTTTAGAAAAACATAAGGTTAGAAATATTAAAGAATATAATAATGTTAAAAACAATAAATTCCATTTACCTTACATCATATTAATTATTGATGAATTTGCAGATTTAAATTTTAATAATCATAAAAAACAAATAGAAACATATATAATCCGGTTAGCACAACTTGCTCGTGCTGTAGGTATTCATTTGGTTATAGCAACACAACGTCCATCCGTAGATGTAATTACGGGACTAATAAAATCAAATTTTACTGCAAGAATTGCATTTAGAGTCAGTTCCAAAATAGATTCTAGAACTATATTAGATTGCACTGGTGCTGAACAATTAATAGGAAAAGGAGATATGCTATTTTCTAATAAAAATGAATTAATACGATTACAATGTCCATTTGTGGAATTATCAGATCTAAAAAAAATTGTTGATTTTTATGGAAAAAAAAATAAAAAAAATGAATACTTTTTTTTGCCAGAACCGGATTTAATCAATGAAAATCAATAA
- a CDS encoding M20 family metallo-hydrolase — MSVVNLQALKEEAIQLLMKIINTPSISKRENKVSFLIEDYLYQYGFCVKRKFNNIWTENSNYPKKENIRTILLNSHHDTVKPGKNWITDPFSATQKENKLIGLGSNDAGASVVSLISTFIYLSNLSELPYRLVLSITAEEEISGASGVRSILSEFGSVDLGIVGEPTKMKVAIAEKGLIVLDCIAEGKTGHSARNTGVNAIYIATRDIEYLRCFSFDRKSDLLGFSTLNITQIQGGIQHNVIPDICSFVIDIRTNELYKNEELIDMIQKKIHSKMKTRSSYLNSSFINPMHPIVLKAKLIGRKTYGSPTLSDQSVMPFSTIKMGVGDSRRSHTSNEYVLITEIMEGIDIYVSLLKDFNF, encoded by the coding sequence ATGTCTGTAGTAAATCTACAAGCTTTAAAAGAAGAAGCCATACAACTTCTAATGAAAATTATAAATACGCCTTCTATATCTAAACGAGAAAATAAGGTATCCTTTCTGATAGAAGATTATCTTTATCAGTATGGATTTTGTGTAAAAAGAAAATTTAATAATATATGGACTGAAAATAGTAATTATCCTAAAAAAGAGAATATACGAACTATATTATTAAATTCTCATCATGATACAGTAAAACCAGGTAAAAATTGGATCACAGATCCTTTTAGTGCTACCCAAAAAGAAAATAAACTAATCGGATTAGGTAGTAATGATGCTGGAGCTTCTGTAGTTTCATTGATATCTACTTTTATATATTTAAGTAATTTATCGGAATTACCTTATAGATTAGTTCTTTCTATTACTGCAGAAGAAGAAATATCTGGGGCTTCAGGAGTAAGATCAATTTTATCTGAATTTGGATCTGTAGATTTAGGAATTGTGGGAGAACCAACAAAAATGAAAGTAGCTATTGCTGAAAAAGGATTAATAGTATTAGATTGTATAGCTGAAGGAAAAACAGGACATTCTGCAAGAAATACAGGAGTTAATGCTATTTATATAGCCACAAGAGATATAGAATATTTGAGATGTTTTTCTTTCGATAGAAAATCGGATTTACTTGGTTTTTCTACTTTAAATATAACTCAAATACAAGGAGGAATACAACATAATGTTATACCTGATATATGTTCTTTTGTTATAGACATCAGAACTAATGAATTATATAAAAATGAGGAATTGATTGATATGATACAAAAAAAAATTCATTCTAAAATGAAAACGCGTTCTTCATATTTAAATTCATCTTTTATAAATCCTATGCATCCTATTGTTTTAAAAGCTAAATTGATAGGAAGAAAAACTTATGGATCTCCTACTCTTTCAGATCAAAGCGTAATGCCTTTTTCTACTATTAAAATGGGGGTAGGGGATAGCAGGCGTTCTCATACGTCTAATGAATATGTTTTAATTACAGAAATTATGGAAGGAATAGATATTTATGTTTCTTTATTGAAAGATTTCAACTTTTGA